A window of the Cucurbita pepo subsp. pepo cultivar mu-cu-16 chromosome LG01, ASM280686v2, whole genome shotgun sequence genome harbors these coding sequences:
- the LOC111810521 gene encoding E3 ubiquitin-protein ligase DIS1-like, translating to MASGNPCFDDVRSKPEVIDPPQNQDMMDIREAVDGPTQNELKPNVAVSSSVRQLLECPVCLNAMYPPIHQCSNGHTLCSDCKPRVHNRCPTCRHELGNIRCLALEKVAASLELPCKYQSYGCIGIYPYYSKVKHESQCIYRPYSCPYAGSECLVVGDIPYLVAHLKDDHKVDMHSGSTFNHRYVKSNPQEVENATWMLTVFSCFGHYFCLHFEAFQLGMAPAYIAFLRFMGDDDDAKNYSYSLEVGGNGRKIVWQGVPRSIRDSHRKVRDSFDGLIIQCNMALFFSGGDRKELKLRVTGRIWKEQETGRTAYDETFSSNPIFLSSSRFPFCRVNEAF from the exons ATGGCATCTGGAAATCCTTGTTTTGATGATGTGCGGAGCAAACCAGAGGTTATTGATCCTCCACAAAATCAAGATATGATGGACATCAGGGAAGCTGTGGATGGTCCAACTCAAAATGAACTTAAACCTAATGTTGCTGTTTCCAGCAGTGTTCGCCAGCTTTTGGAATGCCCAGTGTGTTTGAATGCAATGTACCCTCCAATACATCAG TGTTCAAATGGTCACACACTGTGTTCGGATTGCAAGCCTAGGGTGCACAATCGGTGCCCTACGTGCAGGCACGAACTTGGCAATATTCGATGCCTTGCATTGGAGAAGGTGGCTGCATCGCTAGAACTTCCATGTAAATATCAGAGCTATGGTTGCATTGGCATATATCCTTATTACAGCAAGGTCAAACATGAATCCCAATGTATTTACAGACCTTATAGTTGTCCATACGCTGGATCAGAATGTTTGGTCGTTGGTGATATACCCTATTTGGTGGCCCATCTCAAAGATGATCATAAAGTAGACATGCACAGTGGAAGCACATTCAACCATCGATACGTAAAATCAAACCCTCAAGAAGTCGAAAACGCAACGTGGATGCTAACG GTTTTCAGTTGCTTTGGTCATTACTTTTGCCTGCATTTCGAAGCTTTCCAGCTCGGAATGGCTCCAGCATACATAGCATTCTTGCGGTTCATGGGCGATGACGACGATGCAAAGAACTACAGCTATAGTCTCGAAGTGGGTGGAAATGGGAGGAAGATAGTATGGCAAGGGGTGCCCAGAAGCATCAGGGACAGCCATCGAAAAGTTCGGGATAGTTTCGACGGGCTCATTATCCAATGTAACATGgctctcttcttctctggtgGAGACCGTAAGGAACTGAAGCTTAGGGTGACTGGTAGAATTTGGAAAGAACAGGAGACTGGGAGAACAGCTTATGATGAAACTTTCAGTTCAAATCCTATCTTCTTGTCCAGTAGTCGGTTTCCTTTTTGTAGAGTAAATGAGGCTTTCTAA